DNA sequence from the Desulfobulbaceae bacterium genome:
TGGATCCCCGATAACGACATTCGGGGATGACGACCGTAAACCATCGTAATTTCGTCATTCCGGCATGTTCTTGGCCGGAATCCAGAAGATAAACAAAGCAATCTGCCTCCACTTTTGGAGAAGTTACGCATTTATACCGTAACTCCTGATCTTGATTGAAAATGGGGCGGTCGTATCGTTATAAAAATTGAGGCGAGGTTGAAATAGCTAAAAAAAAACTGAAATGGTGGGCTTTTTATAGGTCTCCTATTGACAACGCCACAAATTAATTTGGTTATAAAGAGCTTTTCGCCGAACGTTAAGCTCACCAGCCAGCCCCGTGCTTGCAGATTTTAATAAACGAACGAGAACCTGGTCTGGTGTAGCGTTTTGTTATAAATTTCACGCAGAAATTTGATGGGTTGGTGAACTATAATGAAGCCCAAACTCTACGTTAAAGTCAGTAGCTTTTACTTTCGGAATGATTTTGCCAGCCATTCTTTTTAGTTCAACAATCCCATATTTTTCTAATGTCTTGAGAGTTCGGGACAAGTTGGATTTTTTCCTGCTAGTAATTTTCTCTAACTCTGTAATTGAATGTGGCTTGTGACTAATTATGACACGCAATAATTCTTGATTTTCGTTGCTAAGAACTTGGGACATGGATTTAACAGATTCAAACCAAACTTTAGGCTCATCTTTTCTTGGCTTATAATCACCTTTAGCAATAGCTAAAGTTCTTTCAATATAAGCTGTTTTTGAAATAATACCGACTTTCATTACTTTGGTAGCCATAGCTAATACCTCACCTTGGAATTAGGTCGTTTACGTCTTTCCAAAAGTCTTCCATTAGATTGAAAGCACTCTCGAAATCATAAGGATTGACCTTTTCGTAATTGTGTTTGTGATCCCATACGGTTCTTGTTCCACTGAACCTTTTTCTTTTAGGTTTAAACCCATGTGCATTGTCGTAACCAACAACTCTTCTGTTGTTTTTGTCGTGTAACGTTAATGAATATCTTATGCCATGGGGTATATGCTCATTAGGCTCTACTCGATGGACTTTGAACTTCACCCAATAGCCATTGTCCATGGGGAAAATTTCGCCATCTAGCTGTAAAAGCGTTTCAAGACCAATATCTTTGTTTTTTATGTTATTGACCATTCGGCACATCGCCTAGATTTAAGTTTTCATATTATCATCTAATGATAACAATTGGTGGCGTGAATGTCATTATTTATTTCGATTTATAACGTTAAGTTGAGGGGCAGCCAGGAAAGCGGTGCAGATGCCGTGAACGCGGGGGCAAGCGAAAGCGTGACGATTTTCAACCGCGCTTCTTGCTGTCCCTCTCAAACGCCTGGTTGTGCAAAATATTTTGTTATTGGTAGCGTAATAGGGCAGTAATAGGGGACAGGCAGTAATAGGGGACAGACCCCAATTTAAAATAAACGTGGTCTGTCCCCTAATTCGTCCTAATTCGTCTTAATCGACGAGAAATACCCCCGCATAGCCAACGGCAAGATCTTGATCATGGAGTTCGCTCACCGCCTCCAACTGGGTTTTCAGCCGTGGAATAAGCCTTTGGGGGAGCGGTACCGTCCGATCCTTGTCACCTTTGCCGTGGACTGTCAGGATTCCATCATCGAAATTGAAATTCTGCACTCGAAGGGTGAGCCCCTCGGAGAGTCGAAGCCCGCAGCCATAAAGAAGGCTCACCACGATATCGAATGGATATTCGAGATGATTTATTATTGAATCAACTTCCTGGCGGGAAAGAACTACAGGGATATACTTTGATTTTTTGGCGAAACGTAATGGGGGACAGACCCCAATTTAAAATAAACGTGGTCTGTCCCCTAATTCGATTAAATAAACGTGGTCTGTCCCCTAATTCGTCCCTTTTCCTTAGAACAAGCCGAAATTATCACGCTGTAATGTAAAGTAATAGGGGACAGACCCCAATTTAAAACTAATTCGTCTAAAATAAACGTGGTCTGTCCCCTAATTCGTCCTAATTCGTCTAATTCAGGATAGCCTTTTTTTTAATGGACAGCGGTAGTTCAAATCTTTATAATGACAAATATACTAGATTAGTATCAAGATATACTCGCCTGGGAAAAGTGAATATTGACGAACAAATTTAACCTTAAGGAAAAGCTGAGCCATGAACTGCTGGGAGTATAAAAATTACAAATGGACTGATTCCTGCCCGGCTCACCCGGATCATGGCGACTGTTGCATCGTTAAAACAGGAACACTGTGCTGCGCCGATCATGATCTAATCAATAAGATGATGTCCGGCAAGAAATGTAACTTCTACAATTCAGAACACTTCAACAACGAAAGAGCTATATCAATTATTGACACTCTTAATTAAGCCATTGTCAGAAAACAACCTACCGCAAACAAAACTCCATAAGCGAATACATCTGCTTATCAGGCAGAAAGCCCGGCAGTCTCTTCACGGTAGAAAAGCCCAGGTTTCTATAAAAGGGGAGTATTGGATCACGGCTGACCGCATGAACTCGGTTTGCCGGAAATTTACCCCCGATCGTCTCAATAACCTCTCTGATCAGATGCGACCCAATACCGTGCCGTCTTTGTCTCTCTTCAACACCAACAAAAATAATATAGATAATCGCCCCATCAAGAGCATGTTCTGTTAGAAAAAAATTCGGGTCAGCCTGAAATTGCGGCGTTTCTCGGTGCCAAATGCAGGTTTCAATATAACCCGCCACTCTCCCTTTAATTTTGGCAACAAGAAACCCCTCACTAAACATCTGCAACCGTGCCAACAAAGTCTGCCTGCTGGCAGCATCTCTCCCCTCAATGAAATTTTCCAAAAAGACAATCTGGCTTATATCTTCTTCTTGAGCAGGTGTTATATGCACCGCACCCTACCCTTTAGACAGAGCTGACAGAACTGCTTTGACATCGTTACCATCAACAGTTTTACCAAAATGCTTCATAATGGGACCCATGGCCTGCATTGGAGTTTTGAACTGGCTCAAATCAACGTTATCTGCAACCCAGGCAGCAATTGCCTCTTTATCAACCATCGCAGGCAGGTATCTCGTTAAAATTTCAAGGTAGGGTGAGGTTGCCTCCTTCTTCATTTCCAGAACCATCTTCTCCGACTTAACCAGGCCCTGAATAAGTGAAATCAGATCATCATCGGTAATTTCCTCATCTTTTTTGGGGCGTGTTGTTTTCTTACCACTTTCAAGGGTAATCGGCACCGTCAGCTTGTAGAATTCACTCATAACCTGCCTGATGGTGTTTTTCCCGTCGACATCTTTTGCCAGCATGGCAGATTTCAAATCCGCTTTAAGTTTTTCCATCATACTGACCCGCATATCTTGATCCCAACCATATTCAGCCATAATCTCTCTCCATCCAGAAGCTCTTTAAAGTAGAAGGTTACAGAAAAGCATCAATACCACTCCTCTTCACCTATGATATCCGCAAACAGACCTAGGAATTTAGCACATGCAAACAATAAATGCCAGTTATGCCTGTTGCGCAGAGCAAAGCCGCAAAACGGACTGGTCATAATTAGCTCAACAGTTTCAGCAAACAGACCGATATGTCTCAAATATGATGACTACAAATGACAAATGAGCATTCTCTTTACACTTCACATGAAAAATCAGGCCTCCGACAAACATACCAAAACCGGTTTCGATCCTCCGACGGGAACCCATTCCCACCCGCATAAGGAATTAGCATATCTGTCTGATGACCATGACTTTTCTTCATATTCATCGTTGATCAACAACTCTGAGCACTCTTCAACCAATGCCATATTCTTTCCAACACCGGTAAGTCGGTCAACGCACTGGTCTGTTGCCTGGTCGGATTTGATGATGACGATGTTCGTGCTGTTTATGGTCATGTTTGTCTACAAGTCAGCAGACAAGGAGTTTCTTAGTGGTGATGGGTTGGGCTTTGCCTCCGGCAGACATATTGGCAATGAAGTCCGAGACACCACGATGATGGGTACAAACAACTATTTTCAATATGCCGACAAGTCTGTCTCCAGAGTCTATGATTTCAGTCGGCAACTCATTCATCAGGAGGATATTAAGGAGTTTGCTTCAATTGATCTTGAAGCCGACCGGACGCTGCGAATTGTCTTAACTGGCGACCTGCTCTTTGATCTTGGCGCTGTCAACTTGAAAAATTCGGCCCGTGACAACCTGAAACAGGTTGCCAGAATCATTCAAAACACCCCATACATAATTAATGTCATCGGCCACACCGACAACCAGCAGACCAACAACGCCTATGCCAGCAACTGGGAGCTGTCTGCCTTGCGGGCAAGCTCTGTCACGCGCTACCTCATCGCACAAACAGGGCTGCCGCCCAGCCATTTTTTCGTGACGGGCCATGCCTTTCATCAACCGGCAGCTCCCAATGATTCCCCTGAAAATCGTGCCAAAAACAGACGAGTCGAGATCGTCCTGACTAAACTGTTACCATTGCAGAGTGAGTCGTTTGACTCAGAGATCAATGAAAATTTCAGCCCCGCAAACTTAAGTCAAGAAACTCAGCCAGCGCCGCAGTTTCTGCCCACAGAGGGTGCCCACTGATGCGGCATAAAAACACGATCGGCCTGGCATTATGCCTGCTGCTTTTCATCCTTGGATTTGTAATACATGGCAATATAGGACTTTTTTTTAATATAGCAGGAATGCTTATCGTCACTGGCGGCACGTTTGGGGCGGCGCTGGTCAGTTACCGATTTGAACGGCTGGCGATTGTCGCCAAGGTTGTCTATTTCTCGTATAAAAACAGTCCAAAAACTCCAGAAGAAATAATCGATATTCTGGTTAATCTGGTCGTTAAATCCCGCTATCAGGGTATTCTTTCTCTCCAGGAGGAAGAGGATGAAACCACTATATCCTTTCTACGCAATGCCCTTGGCATGCTGGTCGACGGTCATAGCCCGCAGATGATTAAAGAGGTGTTGAGCACCGAAATGTTCTTTTTCAGAACACGCCGGCATGAGACTGAAATGATCCTGCGGGGCATAGCTGACTATGCCCCGTCTTTCGGTCTGGTTGGCAGTGTTGTTGGCCTTATAGGCATGCTTTCCGGAGTTGGCAACACCGCTGTAGTTCTGCAGATGGTACCAATTGCGCTAACCTCAACTTTATACGGGATCATTCTGGCCAATTTTATATTCATTCCTTTTGCGGCAAATCTCCAGGAACGAACCTATCATGAGCTTTTACTGCAAAAAATCATTCTTGACGGCATTCTGGCCATCGAAAGTGAAATGAACCCCCGGCTGCTGGAAAAGAAATTAAAATTCTTCCTTACCCCATCCGCCCGAAAAGGCAAGAAAGTATCTCTGCGTAAGATCCAGGAACGCTTTAAAATTAAAAAAGACAAGCATTGAGACA
Encoded proteins:
- a CDS encoding MarR family transcriptional regulator; the protein is MKVGIISKTAYIERTLAIAKGDYKPRKDEPKVWFESVKSMSQVLSNENQELLRVIISHKPHSITELEKITSRKKSNLSRTLKTLEKYGIVELKRMAGKIIPKVKATDFNVEFGLHYSSPTHQISA
- a CDS encoding GatB/YqeY domain-containing protein encodes the protein MAEYGWDQDMRVSMMEKLKADLKSAMLAKDVDGKNTIRQVMSEFYKLTVPITLESGKKTTRPKKDEEITDDDLISLIQGLVKSEKMVLEMKKEATSPYLEILTRYLPAMVDKEAIAAWVADNVDLSQFKTPMQAMGPIMKHFGKTVDGNDVKAVLSALSKG
- a CDS encoding flagellar motor protein MotB; its protein translation is MSILFTLHMKNQASDKHTKTGFDPPTGTHSHPHKELAYLSDDHDFSSYSSLINNSEHSSTNAIFFPTPVSRSTHWSVAWSDLMMTMFVLFMVMFVYKSADKEFLSGDGLGFASGRHIGNEVRDTTMMGTNNYFQYADKSVSRVYDFSRQLIHQEDIKEFASIDLEADRTLRIVLTGDLLFDLGAVNLKNSARDNLKQVARIIQNTPYIINVIGHTDNQQTNNAYASNWELSALRASSVTRYLIAQTGLPPSHFFVTGHAFHQPAAPNDSPENRAKNRRVEIVLTKLLPLQSESFDSEINENFSPANLSQETQPAPQFLPTEGAH
- a CDS encoding GNAT family N-acetyltransferase, encoding MHITPAQEEDISQIVFLENFIEGRDAASRQTLLARLQMFSEGFLVAKIKGRVAGYIETCIWHRETPQFQADPNFFLTEHALDGAIIYIIFVGVEERQRRHGIGSHLIREVIETIGGKFPANRVHAVSRDPILPFYRNLGFSTVKRLPGFLPDKQMYSLMEFCLR
- a CDS encoding MotA/TolQ/ExbB proton channel family protein yields the protein MRHKNTIGLALCLLLFILGFVIHGNIGLFFNIAGMLIVTGGTFGAALVSYRFERLAIVAKVVYFSYKNSPKTPEEIIDILVNLVVKSRYQGILSLQEEEDETTISFLRNALGMLVDGHSPQMIKEVLSTEMFFFRTRRHETEMILRGIADYAPSFGLVGSVVGLIGMLSGVGNTAVVLQMVPIALTSTLYGIILANFIFIPFAANLQERTYHELLLQKIILDGILAIESEMNPRLLEKKLKFFLTPSARKGKKVSLRKIQERFKIKKDKH
- a CDS encoding tyrosine-type recombinase/integrase, whose product is MGVCPPLRFAKKSKYIPVVLSRQEVDSIINHLEYPFDIVVSLLYGCGLRLSEGLTLRVQNFNFDDGILTVHGKGDKDRTVPLPQRLIPRLKTQLEAVSELHDQDLAVGYAGVFLVD